Proteins co-encoded in one Papaver somniferum cultivar HN1 chromosome 5, ASM357369v1, whole genome shotgun sequence genomic window:
- the LOC113282193 gene encoding uncharacterized protein LOC113282193 produces MEEKSLDIVLVPLGVLLMVIYHTWLFFTILHQPKRTVVGLNALSRKRWVSSMMSDPNKNGVLAVQTIRNSIMASTLLATTAITMSSIIGVFVSSTTDTKTSALIYGNTSRLAFSIKYFAILVCFLFAFLCNVQSIRYYVHVSFMVSLPATRDESIDYITRSLNRASYFWSIGLRAFYISFPLFLWIFGPIPMFACCCILLSVLYFLDTTSSITRELHSHHMKHDDDLKMKDSVELSQLTLV; encoded by the exons atggAAGAAAAATCACTTGATATTGTCTTGGTTCCACTGGGTGTGCTACTGATGGTTATATATCATACTTGGCTTTTCTTCACTATCCTTCACCAGCCTAAACGTACCGTTGTGGGCCTTAACGCTCTTAGCAGGAAAAGATGGGTTTCCTCCATGATGTCT GATCCAAACAAGAACGGCGTATTAGCTGTTCAAACAATAAGAAACAGCATAATGGCATCGACGTTACTAGCAACAACAGCAATCACAATGAGCTCAATCATTGGGGTGTTTGTGAGCAGCACAACAGATACTAAAACATCAGCCTTGATTTACGGCAACACAAGCCGTCTAGCTTTCTCCATCAAATACTTCGCAATCTTGGTCTGCTTCCTTTTTGCTTTTCTCTGCAATGTGCAGTCAATCAGGTATTATGTTCATGTTAGTTTTATGGTTTCGTTACCAGCAACAAGGGACGAATCGATTGATTATATTACAAGAAGTTTAAACAGGGCAAGTTACTTTTGGTCAATTGGATTGAGAGCATTTTACATATCATTTCCTCTATTCCTTTGGATATTTGGACCAATACCCATGTTTGCTTGTTGCTGTATCTTGTTAAGTGTGTTGTATTTTTTAGATACAACTAGTAGTATCACTAGAGAACTACATAGCCACCACATGAAACATGATGATGATCTTAAGATGAAAGACAGTGTTGAGTTATCACAGCTAACTCTTGTGTAA